From Ptiloglossa arizonensis isolate GNS036 chromosome 10, iyPtiAriz1_principal, whole genome shotgun sequence, the proteins below share one genomic window:
- the LOC143152012 gene encoding HIG1 domain family member 1A, mitochondrial-like — translation MDKSWQKNQEIEIPEEALLQTLETDLSLSSRLSTFVKKSPFLVAGMAGFIVVGGIGAYKWKSRTLPPSLFLLQLRLAAQGTAIGCITLGMLYHMYEDFVKNKNK, via the exons ATGGATAAGTCATGGCAAAAGAATCAAGAAATAGAAATTCCGGAAGAGGCTTTACTACAAACGTTGGAAACTGATTTGTCACTATCAAGTAGATTATctacatttgtaaaaaaatcaCCTTTCCTTGTGGCAG GTATGGCAGGTTTTATCGTTGTAGGTGGAATAGGTGCGTATAAGTGGAAGTCTCGAACACTACCACCTTCATTATTTCTTCTACAACTTAGACTTGCAGCTCAAGGTACAGCAATAGGATGTATAACTCTAGGAATGCTGTATCATATGTACGAAGATTTtgtgaaaaacaaaaataagtgA